In the Marinomonas algicola genome, one interval contains:
- the flgH gene encoding flagellar basal body L-ring protein FlgH, which yields MRLFILAALGVWLTGCAVVEPTPTSDDPFYAPVIQENIQANRNADGGIYQAGMGDIFFGDKKARRIGDILTINLSESTRSTKSNDASVSKSSSSTISNPTLLGIPIGLDTNLPSTNSDFSGSADANQSNSLSGSITVTVYDIYPNGLLAIRGEKWITLNRGQEYIRVSGLVRESDISAENTVSSTRLADARIAYSGTGELSEGSKQGWLSRFVNSSWMPF from the coding sequence ATGAGATTGTTTATATTGGCGGCTTTAGGTGTTTGGTTAACGGGCTGTGCGGTAGTGGAGCCAACCCCGACCTCTGATGATCCTTTTTATGCGCCTGTCATTCAAGAAAATATACAAGCAAACCGAAACGCGGATGGCGGTATTTATCAGGCGGGAATGGGGGATATTTTCTTTGGAGACAAAAAGGCGAGACGGATTGGTGATATTCTGACGATAAACTTGAGTGAAAGTACTCGGTCTACTAAGTCAAATGATGCTAGTGTGTCTAAGTCGTCCTCATCAACTATTTCAAATCCTACTTTATTAGGCATTCCGATTGGTTTGGATACAAATTTACCCAGTACGAACAGTGACTTTTCAGGCAGTGCTGATGCCAATCAAAGTAATAGTTTATCCGGTAGTATTACGGTTACCGTGTATGATATTTATCCAAATGGTCTGCTGGCAATACGTGGTGAAAAATGGATTACCCTAAACCGTGGTCAAGAGTACATTCGAGTGTCTGGTCTGGTTAGAGAGTCTGATATCAGTGCGGAAAACACAGTAAGTTCCACTCGATTAGCGGATGCTCGTATTGCGTATTCCGGTACAGGTGAACTTTCAGAAGGCAGTAAGCAGGGTTGGTTGAGTCGATTTGTTAACTCAAGTTGGATGCCGTTTTGA